A single genomic interval of Dromiciops gliroides isolate mDroGli1 chromosome 1, mDroGli1.pri, whole genome shotgun sequence harbors:
- the LOC122734590 gene encoding thioredoxin domain-containing protein 17-like gives MAHYEEVRVSGYGDSCQMVEQHRGKTIFAYFTGDKDTEGRSWCPDCTEAEPVVLEALKHIPEDAMFIHCKVGDQPYRKDLNNEFKKKLNLTSLLTLLKYRMLQNMVESECVKASLVEMLFEDD, from the coding sequence ATGGCCCACTACGAGGAGGTACGTGTGTCAGGCTATGGTGACTCCTGCCAGATGGTGGAGCAGCACAGGGGCAAGACCATCTTCGCCTACTTCACAGGCGACAAGGATACCGAGGGCCGCAGCTGGTGCCCTGACTGTACAGAGGCTGAGCCTGTGGTCCTGGAGGCCCTCAAGCACATCCCTGAAGATGCCATGTTCATCCACTGCAAGGTTGGGGACCAGCCCTACCGGAAAGATCTCAACAATGAGTTCAAGAAGAAGCTAAACTTGACCTCATTGCTGACCTTGCTCAAGTACAGGATGCTCCAGAATATGGTGGAGTCGGAGTGTGTGAAAGCTAGTCTGGTGGAGATGCTGTTTGAGGATGACTAA